Proteins encoded together in one Hevea brasiliensis isolate MT/VB/25A 57/8 chromosome 16, ASM3005281v1, whole genome shotgun sequence window:
- the LOC110653046 gene encoding endoglucanase 9-like encodes MAFTTTMLSWGTLEYGNKMGPELQNARTAIRWATDYLLKCARATPGKLYVGVGDPNVDHKCWERPEDMDTVRTVYSVSPSNPGSDVAGETAAALAAASIVFRKADPAYSKLLLSTAKNVMQFALQYQGAYSDSLGSAVCPFYCSYSGYKDELLWGAAWLFMATNQKHYYDLLKSLGDDDQSDIFSWDNKYAGGHVLLSRRALLNNDKNFEQYKLESENFMCRILPNSPSTSTQYTRGGLMYKLPQSNLQYVTSITFLLTTYAKYMKATKHTFNCGNLLVTPNSLLNVAKRQVDYILGVNPLQMSYMVGFGPHYPKRIHHRGSSLPSLASHPLVIGCDGGFQPFFYTANPNPNILTGAIVGGPDQNDGFPDDRSDYSHSEPATYINAAIVGPLAYLVGSTSI; translated from the exons ATGGCCTTCACTACTACAATGCTTTCATGGGGTACCCTTGAATATGGGAACAAAATGGGCCCCGAACTTCAAAATGCACGGACTGCAATTCGTTGGGCCACAGACTATCTTCTGAAATGTGCTAGAGCCACCCCTGGAAAACTCTACGTTGGTGTAGGTGACCCGAATGTCGATCACAAATGCTGGGAGAGGCCTGAGGATATGGACACTGTCCGTACAGTATACTCAGTGTCTCCAAGCAACCCTGGCTCAGATGTTGCCGGTGAGACTGCTGCTGCGCTAGCGGCTGCGTCGATTGTTTTTCGGAAAGCTGATCCAGCATACTCCAAGTTGCTATTGAGCACTGCTAAGAATGTTATGCAATTTGCATTGCAATATCAGGGTGCTTATAGTGATTCACTTGGATCAGCTGTTTGCCCTTTTTATTGCTCATATTCTGGCTATAAG GATGAGCTGCTATGGGGAGCAGCGTGGCTATTCATGGCAACAAATCAAAAGCACTACTACGATTTGTTGAAATCCTTGGGAGATGATGACCAATCAGACATTTTCAGTTGGGACAATAAGTATGCTGGCGGTCATGTCCTCCTATCAAGG AGAGCTCTGCTCAACAATGACAAAAATTTTGAGCAGTATAAATTAGAATCAGAAAATTTCATGTGCCGGATTTTACCCAACTCTCCCTCTACTTCCACACAATACACACGAG GAGGGCTTATGTACAAGCTTCCTCAAAGTAACCTTCAATATGTAACATCCATAACATTTTTGCTCACAACCTATGCCAAGTACATGAAAGCAACAAAGCATACCTTCAACTGTGGCAATCTCTTGGTCACCCCAAATTCCCTCTTGAATGTTGCAAAAAGACAG GTGGACTACATACTAGGGGTGAACCCATTACAAATGTCATATATGGTAGGATTTGGGCCACATTATCCAAAGAGAATTCACCACAGGGGATCTTCATTGCCATCTCTAGCAAGCCACCCACTAGTTATAGGTTGTGATGGAGGTTTCCAGCCCTTTTTCTATAcagcaaaccctaaccctaacatcctAACCGGAGCTATAGTCGGTGGCCCAGACCAGAATGATGGATTCCCAGATGACCGATCTGACTATAGTCACTCAGAACCTGCAACATATATCAATGCTGCCATTgttggtcctttggcatatcttgTTGGGAGCACTAGTATTTAA